CTGTTTTCAATTGGCACAGACGGCGTGTTAAAGCCCGGACCTGATACGCCGGCTATCGATCCGCAGAAAGGGGGTGCATTGGGTTTGTGCGAGAACTGGCAGCAGCATGTACTATACGTGGCATTTCCTATGGAGGGCCGTTTCAGTTATTATGATATGAATACAATCACAGGCGCCTTAACACATGCAGGCGATACCGATGCTGGCCGGGGTTGTAGCCGCTTTTGTACAGACAATGAAAATAACTGGTTATTCACCACCAATACCATGGAGAACTCGGTTAGTATGTTCGACATAAGCAATGCCCATGAACCGCGTAAATCGGGTGAGCTTGCACTTAAGCAATGCGGACCAGTCTACAACACCCTGTATTATGGCAGCAGTACCAGCAGCGCCTGTGTTTCGCTGGCCATAAGCAGCAACGATCAGCTGCTATATATAGTTTCTCAGCATACGAACCCCGATCTCTCTATAGGAAATTACAATTACCTGCATGTGCTGCATATTGGTAGCGGTTCCGGTTTGCAGGAATCGTATGAACCGGAGCAGTTGCCGGTCCCCAATAATTTCATGCCCCGGGGGTTGGCGGTTTTGCAGATGAAATAAACCTGTTTTAAAAATCTCCTCCCGGGAGCGGATTTCCACTCTCGTACAACTTGTCCGGAACCGAACAGTTTTCCCCCCTGCTATTCCGCTAACACTTTCATTGTTAGCCGTTTCCGATTGGCACTGGTATTGGAACATATCAGTGACTAAAAACCTGCCATGGATAAACTGATTGAATCGGAAATGCTTTCCCGGAAAAAGAAAAGAATAGTATGGACTGTACTGATGGTACTGGTAATGGTGGCAGTGGCTACCTGGGGAATGCGGTCTTTTTTCGCTCCTTCGCTCAAACAATCCGATTTTACAACTGCCGTGGTAGAGAAGGGCGATGTTGAAAATACACTCACCGCCTCCGGCGAAGTAATGCCTGAATTTGAAGAAACCATTACCAGTCCCATTAATGCATCCATACAACTGGTGCTGATGGATGCCGGCAATCCTGTAAAAGCCGGTCAATCGGTATTGACCCTTGATAAATCATCTACGCAAACCGGTTACGAGAAACTCAAATTCCAACTGGAATCAAAACGCAATGATCTCCGCAAACTGAAACTGGAGCTGGACAAAAGCTTCTATGACCTCAAATCAAACAATGACATAAAGCAGCTGCATATTAACAGTTACGAAGCTGCGGTAGAAAATGCCAACCGACTGTACAAAGCCGGTGGTGGCACCCGGGAAAATATTGAACAGGCGGAGATGGACCTCAGCGTGGCCAAACTGGAGAAACAGCAACTGGAGAATGAGATCAAAAACAAGCAACAGACCATGCAGGTAGAAATACGTGAAGCACAAATTGCCGCTGACATCCAGGAAAATGACCTGCATGAGCTGGAGCGAAAGCTACAACTGGCCAACATTGTCGCCAGCCATGATGGCGTGGTTACCTGGGTAAATAAGAACATCGGCACCAGCATCGCGGAAGGCGAACCGTTAGCCCGCATAGCCGACCTGCGCAGTTTTAAGGTGCAGGGCAGTATTGCCGACAGTTACCTTGACCAGCTGCACAATGGCCTGCCTGCGATCATTCGCATTGGAGAAACGCAGGTAAAAGGCAAAGTGGTAAATATTCAACCCGCTGTGCAGAATGGGATTGTAACCTTCGATATCCAGTTGAACAAACAGGATAACCAACTGCTGCGCCCGAATATGAAAGTGGACGTATTCCTGGTTACGGCGGCGGTTCGCCAGGTATGGCGGGTGGCCAATGGCGCTGCGTTTAAAGGCGCATCTCCCTACCAGGTTTTTGTAGTTCGTAACGGCAAGGCCATCCGGCGGACCGTTCACACCGGCCTCAGCAATTTCGACTATATAGAGCTCAAAGATAATATCCAGACAGGCGATGTGGTCATTACCTCCGACATGAGCGAATTCAAAAATACACAGGAAATCATCATCAGGAATTAGCACCATGCCATTAAAATACTTTTATATAACAGCTGTGTTTTTACTCACTGGTCATGTATATGCCCGGCAGGCAGATACGCTTGTATTGACGCTGCCACAGGTAGTGGAGATGGCGAAAAGCAGGTCCATCGCGTCTAAACAGGCTTCTACTACCCGCGAAACAAAATACTGGCAATACCGTACCTACCGGTCCAATTACCAGCCACAGCTTGCGCTGAACGGGGTGTTGCCTGGTTATAATAAAACATTTAAAGAGGTACTGCAGCCAGATGGCACCATCCTATTCCAATCTGTTCACAATAACAATTCTTCGCTCAACCTGTCGTTCAGCCAGAGCATTGCCGCTACCGGCGGCACCATCTACGGCACCACGCAATTACAACGCTTTGATGATTTTGACCGGAAGAATACTTTGTACAACACCGTTCCGTTTGGCATCGGGTATAGCCAACCGATGTTCCAGTTCAATGCATTGCGGTGGGACCGTACCATAGAACCGCTCAAATTCCATGAAAGCAAACAGGCTTTTATCGAGTCAATGGAGCAGATCGCGATTACTGCCAGTGGTTATTATTTCGATCTGCTGCTGGCGCAGGTGAATCACCAGATAGCAGCCACCAATTTACAGAACACCCAAAATATCCGGCGCATAGCTGATGAGAAGTTTGCCCTGGGAAAAATATCCCGGAACGAGATCCTGCAACTGGAACTGGAACAACTGAAGGCACAGAAAGCGGTGGGCATTGCACGGCGCGATATGGAAATTGCCACCCTTAACCTGCGTGCCTATACCGGGCTGCAGCAGGCGGAGAAGATCAATCTGCAATTGCCCGATGCAGCCATTCAAATGGAAATATCGGTAAACCAGGTGTTAAAAGAGGCTTATGAGAATCGCAGCGATGCCATTGCCTTTGTACGCCGGATAGCCGAAGCGAAACGGGATGTAGCCAAAGCAAAGGGCGATAATGGATTGAATGCTACGCTGACCGCCCAACTGGGTTATTCAAAAAGCGCCGCCACTATCCCTAAAGTATATCACTCGCCGCAGGACCAGCAGGAGATCCAGGTTTCCTTTGTGATCCCAATCCTTGACTGGGGACGTTCCCGCTCAAGGACCAAAACAGCAGAAGCCAATATGCAGTTCACCGCATATGCAGTGGAACAGGATAAGCAGGTATTTGCGCAGGAGATAGTGACCCAGGTAACGCTCTTTGAGATGATGCAGGAACAACTGGCGTTAACTGCCAGGGCCGACAGCAT
The Niastella koreensis GR20-10 genome window above contains:
- a CDS encoding efflux RND transporter periplasmic adaptor subunit; the protein is MDKLIESEMLSRKKKRIVWTVLMVLVMVAVATWGMRSFFAPSLKQSDFTTAVVEKGDVENTLTASGEVMPEFEETITSPINASIQLVLMDAGNPVKAGQSVLTLDKSSTQTGYEKLKFQLESKRNDLRKLKLELDKSFYDLKSNNDIKQLHINSYEAAVENANRLYKAGGGTRENIEQAEMDLSVAKLEKQQLENEIKNKQQTMQVEIREAQIAADIQENDLHELERKLQLANIVASHDGVVTWVNKNIGTSIAEGEPLARIADLRSFKVQGSIADSYLDQLHNGLPAIIRIGETQVKGKVVNIQPAVQNGIVTFDIQLNKQDNQLLRPNMKVDVFLVTAAVRQVWRVANGAAFKGASPYQVFVVRNGKAIRRTVHTGLSNFDYIELKDNIQTGDVVITSDMSEFKNTQEIIIRN
- a CDS encoding TolC family protein, with the protein product MPLKYFYITAVFLLTGHVYARQADTLVLTLPQVVEMAKSRSIASKQASTTRETKYWQYRTYRSNYQPQLALNGVLPGYNKTFKEVLQPDGTILFQSVHNNNSSLNLSFSQSIAATGGTIYGTTQLQRFDDFDRKNTLYNTVPFGIGYSQPMFQFNALRWDRTIEPLKFHESKQAFIESMEQIAITASGYYFDLLLAQVNHQIAATNLQNTQNIRRIADEKFALGKISRNEILQLELEQLKAQKAVGIARRDMEIATLNLRAYTGLQQAEKINLQLPDAAIQMEISVNQVLKEAYENRSDAIAFVRRIAEAKRDVAKAKGDNGLNATLTAQLGYSKSAATIPKVYHSPQDQQEIQVSFVIPILDWGRSRSRTKTAEANMQFTAYAVEQDKQVFAQEIVTQVTLFEMMQEQLALTARADSIASEKYQIARDRYVLGNLGITDLSIAFQEKDQAKRDYVSALRDCWGAYYQLRYLSLYDFERKEKITYR